A genome region from Cucumis sativus cultivar 9930 chromosome 4, Cucumber_9930_V3, whole genome shotgun sequence includes the following:
- the LOC101212714 gene encoding uncharacterized protein LOC101212714: protein MPQRNRHKSQERESVNSEGGIAAWNVFDSVKTTTKTPEALMGEIGAAISNLEYARTTAYLESPISPDEPEDEEPSANSRSQYDVRMADGAYKAGCKALTVGKLDEALHSLNVSLSKCPPEKSSAVAKIQSLISLTSQQLQIRSSNCQEISED from the coding sequence ATGCCTCAACGAAATAGGCATAAGAGTCAAGAAAGGGAGAGTGTGAACTCAGAAGGAGGAATCGCCGCTTGGAATGTGTTTGACAGTGTGAAGACCACAACGAAGACTCCTGAAGCTCTAATGGGGGAGATCGGTGctgcaatttcaaatttagaatatgCTCGAACCACTGCGTATTTAGAATCTCCAATATCTCCCGATGAGCCAGAGGATGAGGAACCTAGTGCGAATTCAAGAAGTCAGTATGATGTTCGAATGGCGGATGGAGCTTACAAGGCAGGTTGTAAAGCATTAACCGTTGGTAAGCTTGACGAGGCTCTTCATTCGTTGAATGTTTCTCTTTCGAAATGCCCACCTGAGAAATCATCTGCTGTTGCTAAGATTCAATCTTTGATCTCCCTCACGTCTCAGCAACTTCAGATCAGATCTTCTAATTGCCAAGAAATTTCAGAAGATTGA